The DNA window GCATGGGCACGCTGCGCTTCTTTGCATGAAGCAATGTTAGATCACCTGTATTGAAGTTAAGATTGAGGAGACATCATAGGTTGGACTCCAACGATTCTGAAGAATATCTAAGCATATGCTTCCATCTGCATACACTGcaaaggaacacaaacacatgaagctTTTCTGGCATAAATATGGAGACACGTGTGACATAATTTCATTTCCGCAAAACAAAATTGTTAGTGTTATATTTTAACATACCATTTGGATGAAACATTTTTGAGGCAAATCGCACTGTTGGAGGTTTATTTGGATACTCCTCTGTGAATTCAATGGTAAGTTTGAAGGTTCCTGAAAGTAAGAAGAAATGGAATTGTTGAATTTGATCAGGTTGTTCTGGTGATGTTTATAGAACACTCaactcaacaacaaacaacaacatgtgagTAACTCAGCTGCCAAGTAAGTAACTAATTAtgtttgtaaaagaaaagctctgAAGAACTGTACTTAAAACTCCAGGGCCCATAGTTACTGAACTAGTGTCATAACAGTGtggaaaatacaaatgatttaTAGTTAAAGAACTTTAAGAGAACTCACCATCCTCAAAAGGTGTTCCTTCAGGACTAAAAGAGAAGTAAACAAAAACAGGCCGTCAAGCATCACTTAAAAAACATCTACTATACTTACAAAGATGCTGATTATAAAAAATCTTATATTTCAAAACAACAATATCTGCAAAAAATATGTATAACAAGTTTGAATAAATAGACTTAACTTACCCAAAAATGACAGCATTCCATACCATGATATTGTTTTCTGATGGCGCCCCACTAACTCCAGCTGGAGGATCCTCCTGCAGTCTAACGGACACAACGGTACACAGGGAGCGTTGGAAAGAGCAAAGCAGGTGGGGGTGGAATCAGCAGACGGCGAGGCTCCATTGAATATGAAAACAGGATGTTGCATTTTTATGGCTGGGTGGGCATTGGGCAATTGTATGCTGAAGGAGGGCTACGAGTTTGAAAAAGTCCCACGGGCAAAAACTCCACCTTGTTTTACAGGTACTGTTACATCAACGCAGTAAACAATACTAGAATTCTCATGACTCTTCTGCATTGGTTGTTTTGGAACGGTATAAATCGTACTGTTGTGTTTTCGTAACGTAAGCAATGCTTTTACCTGCTTGACCATTCAAGAAAAGTTCTTAATTCATGACTATCAATTCATGACTATCACAGTTCAGTCATTTAGTAACATTGTCAGATAAATACTCTATATA is part of the Pungitius pungitius chromosome 2, fPunPun2.1, whole genome shotgun sequence genome and encodes:
- the ube2a gene encoding ubiquitin-conjugating enzyme E2 A, with protein sequence MSTPARRRLMRDFKRLQEDPPAGVSGAPSENNIMVWNAVIFGPEGTPFEDGTFKLTIEFTEEYPNKPPTVRFASKMFHPNVYADGSICLDILQNRWSPTYDVSSILTSIQSLLDEPNPNSPANSQAAQLYQENKREYEKRVSAIVEQSWRDC